A section of the Candidatus Deferrimicrobium sp. genome encodes:
- a CDS encoding pitrilysin family protein codes for MTVARTLLDNGVAIVTEQVPWLRSATVGIWVPVGSRAETPADSGVAHFIEHMLFKGTPRRRAVDISRAIESVGGTMNACTTREYTYFFAKSMEKDFPLLVDLLTDIYRNSLFDEAELDREKGVILQEILMVDDTPEEYLHDFFSAAYWGGHPLGLPVQGSAESVGRFDRARLKGYFDDRFRRAGIVVTVVGNLPHATVAEAFERALSSLPLGEPLVPVPPTAPVRGTFLKRRPLEQVHLCLGAPGVSRRSERIYTMDVLNAILGGSSSSRLFQQVREERGLAYSVGSSVSAYADAGVLDIYAGTGRESASEVVSVAGDVVDALQRGGVTDEEVSFGKELIKGNTLLSLESTGYRMSCLAMNEMFLSRLEPPEEILDRVDAVTPEDVRSLAAEVLRRDRFTLAAVGDLPAAGLSF; via the coding sequence ATGACGGTCGCCCGCACCCTCCTCGACAACGGCGTCGCCATCGTCACCGAACAGGTCCCCTGGTTGCGGTCCGCCACCGTGGGGATCTGGGTGCCGGTGGGCTCTCGCGCGGAAACGCCGGCCGACAGCGGGGTCGCTCATTTCATCGAGCACATGCTGTTCAAGGGAACGCCTCGCCGGAGGGCCGTGGACATCTCGCGGGCCATCGAATCGGTGGGCGGGACGATGAATGCCTGCACCACCCGGGAATACACGTACTTTTTCGCCAAGTCGATGGAGAAGGATTTTCCCCTTCTCGTGGACCTGCTCACCGACATCTATCGGAACTCCCTCTTCGACGAGGCGGAACTGGACCGTGAAAAAGGCGTCATCCTCCAGGAGATCCTCATGGTGGACGACACCCCCGAGGAGTATCTCCACGATTTTTTCAGCGCGGCGTACTGGGGGGGGCACCCCCTGGGGTTGCCCGTGCAGGGGTCCGCGGAGAGCGTGGGCCGGTTCGACCGTGCCCGGCTCAAGGGGTATTTCGACGACCGGTTCCGACGGGCGGGGATCGTGGTGACGGTCGTGGGTAATCTCCCGCACGCGACCGTCGCGGAGGCGTTCGAACGCGCCCTCTCCTCGCTCCCTCTCGGGGAACCTCTGGTTCCCGTTCCCCCCACGGCCCCGGTGCGGGGGACGTTCCTCAAGCGGAGGCCCCTCGAGCAGGTGCACCTGTGTCTGGGCGCACCCGGCGTTTCGCGTCGGAGCGAGCGGATCTACACGATGGATGTGCTGAACGCCATCCTCGGGGGCAGTTCCAGCAGCCGCCTCTTCCAGCAGGTTCGCGAGGAGCGCGGCTTGGCGTACTCCGTCGGGTCCTCGGTGTCGGCCTACGCGGATGCCGGTGTACTCGACATCTACGCCGGCACGGGACGGGAGAGCGCCTCCGAGGTGGTCTCCGTCGCGGGTGACGTTGTGGATGCCCTTCAGAGGGGCGGGGTCACGGACGAGGAGGTCTCGTTTGGCAAGGAGCTCATCAAGGGGAACACCCTCCTGTCGCTGGAAAGCACGGGATACCGGATGTCGTGCCTCGCGATGAACGAGATGTTCCTCTCCCGCCTGGAACCCCCGGAGGAGATCCTCGACCGCGTGGACGCGGTGACCCCGGAGGATGTGCGGTCGCTCGCGGCGGAGGTTCTCCGCAGGGACAGGTTCACGCTGGCGGCCGTCGGCGACCTGCCCGCCGCGGGGCTTTCCTTCTAA
- the dut gene encoding dUTP diphosphatase, protein MGAECPIRVRLLRAGGDSLPAYQTGGSAGMDLKADVDGEIVIPPMGRAKIPTGIALSMPTGIEGQVRPRSGLAIRHGVTCLNSPGTIDSDYRGEICVILANFGEEPFPVRRGDRVAQIVFSRTLRVRLEVVPELEGTPRGEGGFGHTGR, encoded by the coding sequence ATGGGCGCGGAATGTCCGATCCGGGTGCGGCTGCTGCGCGCCGGAGGCGATTCGCTCCCCGCCTACCAGACGGGCGGATCGGCCGGGATGGACTTGAAAGCCGACGTCGACGGCGAAATCGTCATCCCGCCGATGGGGAGGGCGAAGATCCCGACGGGGATCGCCCTGTCGATGCCGACGGGGATCGAGGGACAGGTGCGGCCGCGCAGCGGCCTGGCGATCCGCCACGGCGTGACGTGCCTCAACTCGCCGGGGACGATCGACTCCGACTACCGCGGCGAGATTTGCGTGATCCTCGCGAACTTCGGGGAGGAACCGTTCCCCGTACGGCGCGGGGACAGGGTCGCGCAGATCGTCTTTTCCCGGACGCTGCGGGTGCGCCTCGAGGTCGTGCCGGAGCTCGAGGGAACCCCGCGTGGGGAAGGCGGCTTCGGGCACACGGGGAGATGA
- the purB gene encoding adenylosuccinate lyase, protein MIERYTRPEMAAIWQDENRFRIWLDIEILAMEAMVRQGWIPADALARVRKKASFDVARINEIEKKVKHDVIAFLTSVAEHIGDDSRFLHVGMTSSDVLDTAFAVQMRQALTLLIREAEELFDVLKARALENRGTVMIGRTHGVHAEPVTFGWKMALWADEVRRDIARLVRARDVISVGKISGAVGTFANIDPTVEEYVCRKLRLSPAPASTQVIQRDRHAEVFATLAIVASSLDKFSTEIRHLQRTEVLEVEEFFSAGQKGSSAMPHKRNPVLSENISGLSRLLRGYSVTAMENMALWHERDISHSSAERVIAPDATILLHFALGRFRGMMGKLLVYPDRMRKNLESTHGLLYSQRVLLALAAKGFSRETAYEVVQRSAMKSWKTGRPLATLLWKDRDVRAALSKKEFDALFDIDYYLKNIDGIIDRVFARKGGKA, encoded by the coding sequence GTGATCGAACGGTACACGCGGCCGGAGATGGCGGCCATCTGGCAGGACGAGAACCGGTTCCGGATCTGGCTCGACATCGAGATCCTCGCCATGGAGGCGATGGTCCGCCAGGGGTGGATCCCCGCGGACGCCCTCGCGCGGGTCCGGAAAAAGGCGTCCTTCGACGTCGCGAGGATCAACGAGATCGAGAAGAAGGTCAAGCACGACGTCATCGCCTTCCTGACCTCCGTGGCCGAGCATATCGGCGACGACTCCCGCTTTCTCCACGTGGGGATGACGAGCTCCGACGTTCTGGACACCGCGTTTGCCGTCCAGATGCGGCAGGCCCTTACGCTCCTGATCCGCGAGGCGGAAGAGCTCTTCGATGTCCTGAAGGCCCGCGCCCTCGAGAACCGGGGCACCGTGATGATCGGCCGGACGCACGGCGTCCACGCCGAGCCGGTGACATTCGGTTGGAAGATGGCCCTGTGGGCCGACGAGGTGCGCCGTGACATCGCCCGCCTTGTCCGCGCGCGCGACGTGATCTCGGTCGGGAAGATCTCCGGGGCGGTGGGAACCTTCGCCAACATCGATCCCACCGTGGAAGAGTACGTCTGCCGGAAACTCCGTCTCTCTCCCGCCCCCGCCTCCACCCAGGTGATCCAGCGGGATCGGCACGCCGAGGTGTTCGCCACGCTCGCCATCGTCGCATCGTCCCTTGACAAGTTCTCCACGGAAATCCGGCACTTGCAGAGGACCGAGGTCCTCGAGGTGGAGGAGTTCTTCTCCGCGGGCCAGAAAGGGTCCTCCGCCATGCCGCACAAGCGGAATCCCGTCCTCTCCGAAAACATCTCCGGCCTCTCGCGGCTGCTGCGGGGCTACTCCGTCACGGCGATGGAGAACATGGCGCTCTGGCACGAGCGGGATATCAGCCACTCCTCCGCGGAGAGGGTCATCGCCCCCGACGCCACCATCCTCCTCCACTTCGCCCTCGGACGGTTTCGTGGGATGATGGGGAAGCTCCTCGTCTATCCGGACCGGATGCGGAAAAACCTCGAGAGCACCCACGGGCTGCTCTACTCGCAGCGCGTGCTCCTCGCCCTGGCCGCGAAGGGGTTCTCGAGGGAGACGGCGTACGAGGTGGTGCAGCGCTCCGCGATGAAGTCGTGGAAGACCGGGCGACCGCTTGCGACGCTTCTATGGAAGGACAGGGACGTGCGAGCCGCGTTGTCGAAAAAGGAGTTCGACGCGTTGTTCGACATCGACTACTACCTCAAGAACATCGACGGGATCATCGACCGGGTGTTCGCTCGAAAGGGAGGAAAGGCGTGA
- the purS gene encoding phosphoribosylformylglycinamidine synthase subunit PurS, with protein MKAKIYVTLKRGVLDPQGKAIRASLSHLGIDGVEDVRVGKFMEITLREIGAGEARRLLEEACRRLLANTVIEEYRIEIGG; from the coding sequence GTGAAGGCGAAAATCTATGTCACGCTGAAGCGGGGGGTCCTCGACCCGCAGGGGAAAGCGATCCGGGCGTCGCTCTCCCACCTCGGCATCGACGGGGTGGAAGATGTCCGCGTCGGAAAGTTCATGGAGATCACACTGAGGGAGATCGGGGCCGGGGAAGCGCGCCGCCTCCTCGAGGAGGCGTGCCGCCGCCTGCTGGCGAACACGGTGATCGAAGAGTACCGGATCGAGATCGGGGGGTAG
- the purQ gene encoding phosphoribosylformylglycinamidine synthase subunit PurQ — protein sequence MKTAVLVFPGSNCDHDAYHALKHVVGVDAEFVWHKQSSLDGFEAVVIPGGFTYGDYLRTGAMAKLSPVMGAVRRFAEGGGPVIGICNGFQILLEAGLLPGAMIMNESLRFVCDYIHLRAATDRTPFTRGIPEGTILKIPVAHYQGNYFADERTLASLEERGQVVFRYCDPEGNVTRESNPNGSARNIAGICNERGNVLGMMPHPERCAEEVLGSADGRRLFDAMVAWLGERPA from the coding sequence ATGAAGACCGCCGTCCTCGTGTTCCCCGGCTCCAACTGCGACCACGACGCCTACCACGCCCTGAAGCACGTGGTCGGGGTGGATGCGGAGTTCGTCTGGCACAAGCAATCTTCCCTCGACGGGTTTGAAGCCGTCGTCATCCCCGGGGGGTTCACCTACGGCGACTACCTCCGCACGGGGGCGATGGCGAAGCTCTCTCCCGTGATGGGGGCGGTGCGCCGGTTCGCGGAAGGCGGGGGACCGGTCATCGGGATCTGCAACGGTTTCCAGATCCTCCTCGAGGCGGGTCTTCTCCCGGGGGCGATGATCATGAACGAATCCCTACGGTTCGTCTGCGACTACATCCACCTGCGCGCCGCCACGGATCGCACGCCGTTCACGCGGGGGATCCCCGAGGGGACGATCCTCAAGATCCCCGTGGCGCATTACCAGGGGAACTACTTCGCGGACGAGCGGACCTTGGCCTCCCTCGAGGAGCGGGGCCAGGTGGTCTTTCGCTACTGCGACCCGGAAGGGAACGTGACGAGGGAGTCCAACCCGAACGGCTCCGCGCGGAACATCGCGGGGATCTGCAACGAGAGAGGAAACGTCCTCGGCATGATGCCCCACCCGGAACGGTGCGCGGAAGAGGTGCTGGGCAGCGCCGACGGCCGCCGCCTGTTCGACGCGATGGTCGCCTGGCTCGGGGAGAGGCCGGCATGA
- the purL gene encoding phosphoribosylformylglycinamidine synthase subunit PurL, producing MKEKPVTPELAREHGLSTEEYGTVLEILGRTPSLTELGIFSVMWSEHCSYKSSRIHLKKFPTKGPRVLQGPGENAGIVDIGDGIAVVFKMESHNHPSFIEPYQGAATGVGGILRDVFTMGARPIASLNSLRFGRPDHPRTRYLVSGVVSGIAGYGNCIGVPTVGGEVYFDECYDGNILVNAFTLGVVRHERIWLGTAAGVGNPVVYVGSKTGRDGIHGATMASGEFDEKSEEKRPTVQVGDPFTEKLLLEACLELMRSDAIVGIQDMGAAGLTSSSFEMASRGGTGFLMDLDRVPQREEGMTPYELMLSESQERMLIVAKKGRESEVREIFEKWDLDVSVIGEVTGDGIGRVRWRGKTVAEIPIAALTDKAPVYDRPAERPAGQDALQRLDPGGLPAPSDLGETWVRLMGGPELADKKWVYRQYDHMIRTNTLVLPGSDAAVLRIKGTRKGIALSVDCNSRYCYLDPFVGGMIAVCEAARNVACSGAEPIGLSDCLNFGNPEKPEVMWQFRSAIEGMAKACEALGVPVVSGNVSFYNETIGKGIHPTPAVAMVGLLEDASKRRVQAFSTDGDLILLAGADRLGVHLGGSLYLKEVHGMVAGTPPPVDLAHEKRLQEFLREAASADLVASAHDLAEGGFACALAESCISGAGSAMGAQVVNPFPEATRPDFAMFSECQGAVLLSCAPARRDALLDLGRRFRIKIKELGVVGGEHVDIEGLARVGAAELRTAWSEGFAAALGLEG from the coding sequence ATGAAGGAGAAACCGGTCACCCCGGAGCTGGCGCGGGAGCACGGCCTCTCCACCGAGGAATACGGGACGGTTCTCGAAATCCTCGGCCGCACCCCGAGCCTCACGGAGCTCGGGATCTTCTCGGTCATGTGGAGCGAGCACTGCTCCTACAAGAGTTCGCGGATCCACCTGAAGAAATTCCCGACGAAGGGCCCCCGCGTCCTGCAGGGTCCCGGGGAAAACGCCGGAATCGTCGACATCGGCGACGGGATCGCGGTGGTCTTCAAGATGGAGAGCCACAACCACCCGTCCTTCATCGAGCCGTACCAGGGGGCCGCGACAGGCGTGGGGGGGATCCTGCGGGACGTCTTCACCATGGGAGCCCGTCCCATCGCGTCGCTGAACTCCCTCCGCTTCGGGCGTCCCGACCATCCGCGGACGCGCTACCTGGTTTCCGGCGTAGTGTCGGGGATCGCGGGTTACGGCAACTGCATCGGTGTTCCCACCGTCGGCGGGGAGGTCTACTTCGACGAGTGCTACGACGGGAACATCCTCGTGAACGCCTTCACCCTCGGCGTGGTGCGCCACGAGCGGATCTGGCTCGGGACCGCCGCGGGCGTTGGGAACCCGGTCGTCTACGTCGGGTCGAAGACAGGGCGCGACGGAATCCACGGGGCGACGATGGCCTCCGGCGAGTTCGACGAGAAGTCCGAGGAGAAGCGGCCCACCGTCCAGGTGGGGGATCCGTTTACGGAGAAGCTCCTCCTGGAGGCGTGCCTCGAGCTCATGCGCTCCGACGCCATCGTCGGCATCCAGGACATGGGTGCGGCGGGCCTCACGTCCTCCTCGTTCGAGATGGCATCCCGGGGGGGAACCGGGTTCCTGATGGACCTCGACCGGGTGCCGCAGCGCGAGGAGGGGATGACCCCCTACGAACTGATGCTTTCGGAGTCCCAGGAGCGGATGCTCATCGTGGCGAAGAAGGGGCGGGAAAGCGAGGTTCGGGAGATCTTCGAGAAGTGGGACCTCGACGTTTCCGTGATCGGCGAGGTCACCGGGGACGGGATCGGCAGGGTACGGTGGCGCGGGAAGACGGTCGCGGAGATCCCGATCGCCGCGCTGACCGACAAGGCGCCCGTCTACGACCGGCCGGCGGAGCGACCCGCCGGCCAGGACGCACTTCAGAGACTCGATCCTGGGGGGCTTCCGGCGCCTTCGGACCTCGGCGAAACGTGGGTACGCCTGATGGGCGGCCCCGAGTTGGCCGACAAGAAGTGGGTCTATCGCCAGTACGACCACATGATCCGTACGAACACCCTGGTCCTTCCCGGGTCGGACGCGGCCGTGCTGCGGATCAAGGGGACGCGGAAGGGGATCGCCCTGTCGGTCGACTGCAACAGCCGATATTGTTACCTGGACCCGTTCGTCGGCGGGATGATCGCCGTGTGCGAGGCGGCCCGCAACGTCGCCTGCTCCGGCGCGGAGCCGATCGGGCTCTCGGACTGCCTGAACTTCGGCAACCCCGAAAAGCCGGAGGTCATGTGGCAGTTCCGCTCCGCGATCGAGGGGATGGCGAAGGCGTGCGAGGCCCTCGGCGTGCCGGTGGTTTCCGGAAACGTCTCCTTCTATAACGAGACGATTGGGAAGGGGATTCACCCCACCCCCGCGGTGGCGATGGTCGGGCTGCTCGAGGACGCGTCGAAGCGGCGGGTCCAGGCATTCTCCACCGATGGGGACCTCATCCTGCTCGCGGGGGCGGATCGGCTCGGCGTTCACCTGGGAGGGTCCCTGTACCTCAAGGAGGTCCACGGGATGGTGGCCGGAACCCCGCCGCCGGTCGACCTCGCCCATGAGAAGCGGCTCCAGGAGTTCCTGCGGGAGGCCGCCTCGGCCGACCTCGTCGCCTCGGCGCATGATCTTGCGGAGGGGGGCTTCGCCTGCGCCCTCGCCGAGTCGTGCATATCGGGGGCCGGGAGCGCGATGGGAGCACAGGTCGTCAACCCGTTCCCCGAGGCGACCCGGCCCGATTTCGCAATGTTCTCGGAGTGCCAGGGGGCCGTCCTGCTCTCGTGCGCTCCGGCAAGACGGGATGCCCTCCTCGATCTCGGGCGTCGTTTCCGTATTAAAATAAAAGAGTTGGGCGTCGTCGGCGGAGAGCACGTCGACATCGAAGGCTTGGCGAGGGTAGGGGCGGCGGAGCTCCGGACGGCGTGGAGCGAGGGATTCGCGGCGGCCCTGGGCCTGGAAGGATAG
- the purF gene encoding amidophosphoribosyltransferase, translated as MSDGWHDECGVFGIHGHPEASNMAYLGLYALQHRGQESAGIASSDGEKIIFHKEMGLVADIFSEEILSRLPGHMAIGHVRYSTTGSSELKNAQPLVVDFESGSIAISHNGNLVNAQELKRELEVSGSIFQSSMDTEVIVHLIARSRKERIEDRIVDALNQVRGAYSLLFMTRDKLIGVRDPHGIRPLALGKMKGEGGTVITSESCALDLIEAEYLREVEPGEMIVVDARGTHSHRPFLPAVERFCIFEYIYFARPDSIMGGTCIYEVRKALGRQLAKECPVNADVVIPVPDSGVPAALGFSEASGIPFEMGLIRNHYVGRTFIEPQQSIRHFGVKIKLNAVRGVVSGKRVVVVDDSIVRGTTGRKIIKMIRAAGAKEVHFRISSPPTCYPCFYGIDTPLRRDLIAATHTGEETNTYLTSDSLGYLSTEGLHGCVPNGKTTYCDACFSGNYSVPLETEEPVEQLPLFRGSVRV; from the coding sequence ATGTCCGACGGTTGGCACGACGAGTGCGGCGTCTTCGGGATCCACGGGCATCCCGAGGCGTCCAACATGGCTTACCTCGGCCTCTACGCGCTGCAGCACCGGGGCCAGGAGAGCGCGGGGATCGCGAGCTCCGACGGCGAAAAGATCATCTTCCACAAGGAGATGGGGCTGGTCGCCGATATCTTCTCCGAAGAGATCCTTTCCCGGCTTCCGGGCCACATGGCGATCGGGCACGTCCGGTATTCCACGACGGGCAGTTCGGAACTGAAAAACGCCCAGCCGCTGGTGGTCGACTTCGAATCCGGCTCCATCGCCATCTCCCACAACGGCAATCTCGTGAACGCCCAGGAACTAAAGAGGGAGCTCGAGGTCTCCGGTTCCATTTTCCAGTCCTCGATGGACACCGAGGTCATCGTCCACCTCATCGCCCGCTCCAGGAAGGAGCGGATCGAGGATCGCATCGTCGACGCGCTGAACCAGGTCCGTGGCGCGTATTCCCTCCTCTTCATGACGCGGGACAAGCTGATCGGGGTGCGCGACCCTCACGGGATCCGGCCGCTGGCCCTCGGGAAGATGAAGGGGGAGGGGGGGACGGTCATCACCTCCGAGTCGTGCGCCCTCGACTTGATCGAGGCGGAGTACCTGCGCGAGGTGGAGCCGGGTGAGATGATCGTCGTCGACGCACGTGGGACGCACTCTCACCGGCCGTTCCTTCCGGCGGTCGAGCGATTCTGCATCTTCGAATACATCTACTTCGCACGCCCGGACTCGATCATGGGCGGCACCTGCATCTACGAGGTCCGCAAGGCTCTCGGGAGGCAGCTGGCGAAGGAGTGCCCTGTAAACGCCGATGTCGTCATCCCCGTGCCCGACTCGGGGGTTCCCGCGGCGCTGGGGTTCTCCGAGGCGTCCGGGATCCCCTTCGAGATGGGCCTCATACGGAACCACTACGTGGGGCGCACCTTCATCGAGCCGCAGCAGTCGATCCGTCACTTCGGCGTGAAGATCAAGCTGAACGCCGTGCGCGGAGTCGTCTCGGGGAAACGGGTCGTGGTGGTAGACGACTCCATCGTCCGTGGAACGACCGGGCGCAAGATCATCAAGATGATCCGGGCGGCAGGGGCGAAAGAGGTCCATTTCCGTATCAGCTCCCCCCCGACATGCTACCCGTGCTTCTACGGGATCGACACCCCGCTGCGGCGGGACCTGATCGCCGCGACCCACACGGGGGAGGAGACGAACACCTACCTCACCTCCGACAGCCTTGGATACCTCAGCACGGAGGGCCTCCACGGCTGCGTGCCGAACGGGAAAACGACCTACTGCGACGCCTGCTTCTCGGGGAACTACTCGGTTCCGCTCGAAACGGAAGAACCCGTGGAGCAGCTGCCTCTGTTCCGCGGCTCGGTCAGAGTCTGA
- the pyrE gene encoding orotate phosphoribosyltransferase: MPNATHRSAVFPPEMTADRERFLALLRAKSYERRKVILTSGRESDFYIDCRQSTLDAEGAVLTGRLFCAMLERGERPEAVGGITLGADPIVTAVSLTSALRGWPVPAFIIRKEPKKHGTGQWIEGTKNLRPGMRVAILEDVVTTGGSTIRAIERAVLSELVVARVLCLVDRNEGGSEAVAAAGYRIEPMFLREDVENG; this comes from the coding sequence ATGCCAAACGCGACCCATCGATCCGCCGTGTTCCCGCCGGAGATGACCGCCGACCGGGAGCGCTTCCTGGCCCTTCTGAGGGCGAAAAGCTACGAACGCCGCAAGGTCATCCTCACCTCGGGACGGGAATCCGACTTCTACATCGACTGCAGGCAGAGCACGCTCGACGCGGAGGGGGCGGTCCTCACGGGACGTCTCTTCTGCGCGATGCTTGAACGGGGGGAGCGTCCGGAGGCGGTGGGGGGGATCACCCTGGGAGCGGATCCGATCGTGACCGCCGTCTCCCTCACCAGCGCCCTGCGGGGATGGCCGGTGCCGGCCTTCATTATCCGCAAGGAGCCCAAGAAGCACGGGACGGGGCAGTGGATCGAGGGGACGAAGAACCTTCGTCCCGGGATGCGCGTGGCGATTCTGGAGGACGTCGTAACGACCGGCGGATCGACGATTCGGGCGATCGAACGCGCCGTCTTGTCGGAACTGGTCGTGGCGCGGGTCCTTTGCCTCGTCGACCGGAACGAGGGCGGTTCGGAGGCGGTGGCGGCGGCCGGGTACCGCATCGAGCCGATGTTCCTTCGGGAGGACGTGGAAAATGGCTGA
- the nadB gene encoding L-aspartate oxidase gives MGKVSKFLVIGSGIAGLSFALRAAKKGQVTIITKKEASESSTNYAQGGIATVWSNEDTFESHIEDTHKAGAGLCHADTVDLVVRDAPARIRELIEWGVVFTRQTGKREYDLHREGGHSRRRIFHAKDLTGREVERALLVRARENPRIRIFENHTAINLITRQKLSSFDHPGVDEVLGAYVLDRNTGAIHTFVADVTVLATGGSGKVYLYTSNPDVATGDGVALAYRAGATIANMEFVQFHPTCLFHPRAKSFLISEAVRGEGAVLLNRAGKRFMEGAHPMKELAPRDIVARAIDAEMKRTGEDCVYLDIRFKGPAFIRKHFPNIHETCLSFGIDMTKEPIPVVPAAHYQCGGVRTNLHGETDIQRLFALGECAGTGLHGANRLASNSLIEALVFSHSAVQRASTAYIGKPRPRIDIPKWDPGKAQEPDEAVVVSHNWEEIRRTMWNYVGIVRSNKRLSRALDRIELLKREISEYYWNFKVTGDLLELRNICTVAELIVRCAMQRKESRGLHTTIDYPYLDDEHGRKDTLVRRTRF, from the coding sequence ATGGGAAAGGTGTCGAAGTTTCTGGTAATCGGCAGTGGAATCGCAGGGTTGAGCTTCGCACTCCGGGCGGCGAAGAAGGGGCAGGTCACCATCATCACCAAGAAGGAGGCGTCCGAATCGAGCACCAACTACGCGCAGGGAGGGATCGCCACCGTCTGGAGCAACGAGGACACCTTCGAGTCCCACATCGAGGACACCCATAAGGCGGGTGCGGGACTTTGCCACGCCGACACGGTCGACCTCGTCGTGCGGGACGCCCCGGCGAGAATCCGCGAGCTGATCGAGTGGGGGGTTGTGTTCACCCGGCAGACCGGCAAGAGGGAATACGACCTCCACCGCGAGGGGGGACACTCGCGCCGCAGGATCTTCCACGCGAAGGACCTGACCGGGCGCGAGGTGGAACGGGCGCTCCTCGTCCGCGCCCGGGAGAATCCCCGGATCCGTATCTTCGAGAACCACACGGCGATCAACCTCATCACCCGGCAGAAACTTTCCTCCTTCGACCACCCGGGGGTGGACGAAGTGCTCGGCGCCTACGTGCTGGACAGGAATACCGGAGCGATCCACACCTTCGTGGCGGACGTGACGGTCCTCGCCACCGGCGGTTCGGGAAAGGTGTACCTGTACACGAGCAACCCCGACGTCGCCACGGGGGACGGAGTCGCGCTGGCGTACCGGGCCGGGGCCACGATCGCCAACATGGAATTCGTCCAGTTCCACCCCACCTGCCTCTTCCACCCGCGCGCCAAGTCGTTCCTCATCTCCGAGGCAGTCCGCGGCGAGGGTGCGGTCCTCCTGAACCGCGCCGGGAAGCGGTTCATGGAGGGCGCCCACCCGATGAAGGAGCTTGCCCCCAGGGACATCGTCGCGCGGGCGATCGACGCCGAGATGAAACGCACCGGGGAGGATTGCGTCTATCTCGACATCCGGTTCAAGGGACCGGCGTTCATCCGGAAACACTTCCCGAACATCCACGAGACGTGCCTCTCGTTCGGCATCGACATGACGAAGGAGCCGATCCCGGTGGTCCCGGCGGCGCATTACCAGTGCGGTGGCGTGCGGACGAACCTGCACGGGGAGACGGACATCCAGCGGCTCTTCGCCCTGGGGGAGTGCGCGGGCACGGGGCTCCACGGCGCGAACCGCCTCGCATCGAACTCGCTGATCGAGGCGCTGGTCTTCTCGCACAGCGCAGTCCAGCGCGCCTCGACCGCGTACATCGGCAAACCAAGGCCCCGGATCGACATCCCGAAGTGGGACCCGGGCAAGGCGCAGGAACCGGACGAGGCGGTCGTCGTCTCCCACAACTGGGAGGAGATCCGCCGGACGATGTGGAACTACGTCGGGATCGTGCGCTCGAACAAGCGGCTATCGCGCGCACTCGACCGGATCGAGCTGCTGAAGCGGGAGATCTCGGAGTATTACTGGAATTTCAAGGTGACGGGCGACCTGCTCGAGCTGCGCAACATCTGCACGGTGGCGGAGCTGATCGTCCGGTGCGCCATGCAGCGCAAGGAGAGCCGGGGGCTCCACACGACGATCGACTACCCGTACCTGGACGACGAGCACGGGCGCAAGGACACGCTGGTCCGCCGCACCCGGTTCTAG
- a CDS encoding lytic transglycosylase domain-containing protein, with protein sequence MVQLSRLFILSFLLWPVVSGADIYRYVDKEGVLHYSNTQPGEKFTLYLREGPKSAPRAQSSAIPGASWMTGYVDRFSRANDLPPALVHAIIKAESNGQRTAVSRKGAKGVMQLMPFTSKRLRVNDPFDPIENIEGGIKYIKELLISFEGNITNTVAAYNAGPAAVRKYGGVPPYQETRLYVRRVMDLYRQYSAVE encoded by the coding sequence ATGGTTCAATTATCGCGTCTTTTCATCCTTTCTTTCCTCCTCTGGCCGGTCGTCTCCGGCGCGGATATCTACCGGTACGTCGACAAGGAAGGCGTCCTCCACTACTCGAATACCCAGCCGGGTGAGAAGTTCACGCTCTATCTTCGGGAGGGGCCGAAATCCGCTCCCCGGGCGCAGTCGTCCGCAATCCCCGGGGCAAGCTGGATGACCGGGTACGTCGACCGGTTCTCCCGGGCGAACGATCTCCCCCCCGCGCTCGTCCACGCCATCATCAAGGCGGAATCGAACGGCCAGCGCACCGCCGTCTCCCGCAAGGGCGCCAAGGGTGTGATGCAGTTGATGCCTTTTACGTCGAAGCGCCTGCGGGTCAACGATCCGTTCGATCCCATCGAGAACATCGAGGGGGGGATCAAGTATATCAAGGAGCTCCTGATCTCCTTCGAAGGAAACATCACCAACACGGTCGCGGCGTACAACGCCGGACCGGCCGCGGTCAGAAAGTACGGCGGCGTCCCTCCCTACCAGGAGACCCGCCTGTACGTTCGCCGCGTGATGGACCTGTACCGGCAATACTCCGCGGTCGAATGA